TTCCCAATCAAAGTGCCCGAGCGCTGAAACTAAAACAGAACCGTTCTGCCTCCAGCAATCCCTATACCTTAACCTGCATCTTAGGCAGAACAAAAACCCTGGAAGATAATCCATTTTTTGCTCAGGTAGCCCGGTCCATAGAGCAACAGGCATTAAACCTAGGCTGCTGCGTATGCCACAGCTATTCGATCTTTGATGTCGATAGTGCCGGCCTGCAGCTTCGCACAAATACTCCAGAAACCGACGGTGCAATTGTCTTAGGCCGGTTCAGTGCTGAAGCCATGAGCTATATTGATAAGCACTACAGGAACAAGGTGTATGTCGGCCGAAACGTGATGGATTGCAATTGGGATCAAGTAATTTGCGATGGCTACAGTGCGACGAAGATTGCGCTGGAGTATCTGATTTCCTGCGGGCATAAACGAATTGGTTACCTTGGAGAATCTGTCAATGAAGTCCGATACCAAGCTTTTTCAGATATGGTGACTAAGCACGGACTGGATTCTGACGGAAACTTGGTCTGTCGGTGTCAGCAGAACGGCGACGGTGGCTATATGGGCGCGGACAAAATGATTAAACAGGCAAAGCCACTTCCCACGGCCATCTTCTGTGCCACGGATATTACAGCCATTGCCGCGGTCCGCAGATTCAGCGAAGAAGGAATCAAAATTCCCAGCCAGCTTTCAGTGATCAGTATGGACAACATCGAACTTTCCGCCTATGTCTCTCCCATGCTGACCACGGTGGAAATGCCCATTGTAGAACTTGGTAACATCGCGGTGCAAACACTGCTAGATCGAATCAACAAGCGCCACAGGCTGCCGATGAAAATCTTTCTGCCCAATAAGCTGATGATTCGAGAGAGTGTGGTAAAATATCCTGCTTCTACTTAAAACAGCCCCTTTCCGCTGCCTTCTCCGCATATTCTACATATAAGCAAGAGAACTTAAAGGTTCGTGTCTTCCCTTGGGAATTCACGAACCTTTTTATCAGATGACAATGGTATTGTCACTTTTCAATGACGCGTTTTCCACCAACAATACCTCTTCATCATTATAGAGATATAGCCGATAAATCAAGACGTTGACCTTATCTCCTACTGCCAATGCTTCATCCTCAAGAGAACGGTACGCTATAAGTTTTTTATCACCAATATTTAGATGTAGTTCAAAATTATTTCCTCGAAAGAAAATGTCTTCAATGATGCCCTGCTCCGAGGCATGGGGATAAATCACCTTATTAACCTTTGATACGCTGATAAATTCAGGGCGTATTACTGCACTGTCGTACTTCTCATGGCGTTTAAATCCATGAAGCTCACCATAGTTTTCAATGGTCAAGGACTCCCCGATAAACCTGGCAGCAAAGGGGGAAGAAGGATTTTTATAAATTTCCACCGGAGTACCAATCTGCTCGATGCGTCCACGGTTGGTAATGATGATTTCATCCGCAATCTCTACCGCCTCGTCCTGATCGTGGGTAACAAAGATGCTGGTGATGCCCACCTTATTGATGGTTTCACGAAGCCATGTACGCAGCTCCTTTCTAACCTTTGCATCAATTGCAGCAAAAGGCTCGTCAAGAAGCAGCAGATGTGGATTGGGGGCCAGGGCCCGGGCGAAAGCAACCCGCTGTTTCTGTCCCCCCGAAAGCTGATGTGGCCGCCGTTGTTCCAGCCCTTCAAGCTGGGTCAACCGAACCAATTCATTAACCCGCTGGCGTATGTATGCTTTATCCTTTTTCTGCACCTCAAGACCAAAAGCGATATTATCGAATACGGTCATATAACGGAAAAGAGCGTAATTTTGAAATACAAAGCCAATTCCCCGCTGACTGGCCGGAATATCGTTCACCCGTTTTCCGTCGATGAGAATATCCCCGCTATCGGGGTTCTCCAACCCTGCAAGCATGCGAAGGATAGTGGTTTTGCCGCTGCCAGAAGGGCCAAGAAGTCCAATCAGTTTCCCCTTTTGGATGGAAAAACTCACATTATCTGATGCCTGATACCCACCAAATTTTTTATTAATGCCTTTTAATTCAACATACATAACATCACCCTTCCTTGCTCTTAACACGACGCTCGACAATGAAGCGCAAAATCAGAATAATCACCGCAAATACCACTAATATGGAAGAAACCGCAAATGCCGCCGTGAGATTAAATTCGTTAAACAAGATCTCCACGTGCAAGGGCAGTGTGTTGGTTTTCCCTCTCAAATGGCCTGACACAACAGAAACTGCACCAAATTCCCCCAGTGCACGGGCAGTGCACAGAATCACACCGTAGAGCAGACTCCATTTGATATGTGGAAAAGTAATCTTGCGAAAAATTCGAAACCCATTGGCTCCCATCAATGCGGCGGCTTCTTCCTCATCGCTGCCCTGGGCCTGCATCAGCGGAATCAATTCACGAGAAACAAAAGGAAATGTCACAAAAATTGTGGCCAGTACAATTCCGGGGACGGCAAAGACTATTTTGGCTCCCAACGCCTCTACCAGGGGATTAGCCCAGCCAATGCGCCCAAAAACCAGTATAAACACGAGACCAGCAATGATAGGCGAGATGGAAAAGGGAATATCAATCAACGTCGTCAAGGCCTGCTTGCCCCGGAATCGAAACTTGGTGATTGCCCAGGCCGCAAATAGCCCAAACACGGTATTAATCACAACCGTGATAGACGTAGCAAAAAGAGTAAGTTCCATGGCTTTGACGGCATAATCATCGGTAATTGCTGCCCCAAAGGTCTCCCAGCCCTGCCTAAGAGCGTAAACCAACACCGTAATCAGCGGCAAGATCAGCATGACAACCAGAAAGGCTATGCCTAAACCAATCAACACGATTTGAACGATTTTACTTTTCAAACTACGACCCCCTTGCTACTTTGTTTATTGCTGCCTGGAGTACATTGATTCCAAACAATATCACGAATGCAAATAGAATCATCACCAGGGCAATTGACGTTGCAGCAGCATAGTTAAACTGCTCTAGCTTACTCATGATAATCAACGGCGTTATCTGCGTTTTGTAGGGGATATTCC
The genomic region above belongs to Aminipila butyrica and contains:
- a CDS encoding LacI family DNA-binding transcriptional regulator; the encoded protein is MTLKEIAVLAGVSVSTVSRIINSPDDSFARKEVRERVWAIIKETGYVPNQSARALKLKQNRSASSNPYTLTCILGRTKTLEDNPFFAQVARSIEQQALNLGCCVCHSYSIFDVDSAGLQLRTNTPETDGAIVLGRFSAEAMSYIDKHYRNKVYVGRNVMDCNWDQVICDGYSATKIALEYLISCGHKRIGYLGESVNEVRYQAFSDMVTKHGLDSDGNLVCRCQQNGDGGYMGADKMIKQAKPLPTAIFCATDITAIAAVRRFSEEGIKIPSQLSVISMDNIELSAYVSPMLTTVEMPIVELGNIAVQTLLDRINKRHRLPMKIFLPNKLMIRESVVKYPAST
- a CDS encoding ABC transporter ATP-binding protein — protein: MYVELKGINKKFGGYQASDNVSFSIQKGKLIGLLGPSGSGKTTILRMLAGLENPDSGDILIDGKRVNDIPASQRGIGFVFQNYALFRYMTVFDNIAFGLEVQKKDKAYIRQRVNELVRLTQLEGLEQRRPHQLSGGQKQRVAFARALAPNPHLLLLDEPFAAIDAKVRKELRTWLRETINKVGITSIFVTHDQDEAVEIADEIIITNRGRIEQIGTPVEIYKNPSSPFAARFIGESLTIENYGELHGFKRHEKYDSAVIRPEFISVSKVNKVIYPHASEQGIIEDIFFRGNNFELHLNIGDKKLIAYRSLEDEALAVGDKVNVLIYRLYLYNDEEVLLVENASLKSDNTIVI
- the cysW gene encoding sulfate ABC transporter permease subunit CysW; translation: MKSKIVQIVLIGLGIAFLVVMLILPLITVLVYALRQGWETFGAAITDDYAVKAMELTLFATSITVVINTVFGLFAAWAITKFRFRGKQALTTLIDIPFSISPIIAGLVFILVFGRIGWANPLVEALGAKIVFAVPGIVLATIFVTFPFVSRELIPLMQAQGSDEEEAAALMGANGFRIFRKITFPHIKWSLLYGVILCTARALGEFGAVSVVSGHLRGKTNTLPLHVEILFNEFNLTAAFAVSSILVVFAVIILILRFIVERRVKSKEG